A genome region from Coffea arabica cultivar ET-39 chromosome 7e, Coffea Arabica ET-39 HiFi, whole genome shotgun sequence includes the following:
- the LOC113700892 gene encoding uncharacterized protein, translated as MEGTSSDNLLNKFFKSDMIKLDRFDGTNFTRWKDKLLFLLMELGVAYLLADNLPKIPEPSDGKSDEIKASRKKREEDEVCCRGFILNALSDRLYDLFRSLKSPQEIWKALENKYMSEKQGTDRFLTMKFFEFQMLDNKSVMNQVDELLLLVSRLKNLSIEVSDQLQVGAVIAKLPSTWNDYRKKLLHTPETFTIDQLTKHIRIEEETRIRENKFALESGTKVNNIESSGTKKSGKDGNKSGNKRKREDMSSGNSANNKKDKRKGILRKNAGFTRN; from the coding sequence ATGGAGGGCACCAGTTCGGATAATCTtctgaacaaatttttcaaGTCTGATATGATCAAGTTGGATCGGTTtgatggcaccaatttcacccGCTGGAAAGACAAGTTGCTGTTTCTTCTTATGGAACTGGGCGTTGCATATCTGTTGGCTGATAATCTGCCAAAGATCCCTGAACCATCTGATGGCAAGTCTGATGAGATCAAGGCAAGTCGCAAAAAACGTGAGGAAGACGAAGTTTGCTGTAGGGGCTTCATCTTAAACGCCTTGTCAGACCGCTTATATGATCTGTTTCGTTCACTTAAATCACCACAGGAAATTTGGAAGGCTTTGGAGAACAAATACATGTCTGAAAAACAAGGTACGGACAGATTTTTGACTATGAAATTCTTTGAGTTTCAAATGTTAGATAACAAGTCTGTGATGAATCAAGTGGATGAATTACTTCTGTTAGTGTCTAGACTAAAGAATTTAAGTATTGAAGTGTCGGATCAACTTCAAGTGGGTGCTGTGATTGCAAAATTACCATCCACTTGGAATGATTATAGGAAGAAACTACTGCACACTCCTGAAACTTTCACCATAGACCAACTTACAAAGCATATCCGAATTGAAGAGGAAACTCGTATTCGGGAGAATAAATTTGCTTTGGAATCTGGTACTAAGGTGAATAATATTGAGTCTAGTGGTACtaaaaaatctggaaaagaCGGAAACAAGTCCGGTAATAAGAGAAAACGTGAAGATATGTCTTCTGGAAATTCTGCGAATAATAAGAAAGACAAAAGAAAGGGCATTTTAAGAAAGAATGCAGGTTttacaagaaattga